The genomic stretch CAAAGAAAGCAGTGGAAGCAATCTGCCCCGGTGTTGTCTCGTGTGCTGATATTTTAGCGTTTGCAGCAAGAGATGCAGTTGTCATAGTAAGTACTCCGTAATTGATAAGAGTtgattctaaatttaattatctgACTATCACTCTTTAGTATTGAATCATTTTCAATATTAATCCACTGTCAACATTTCTGCGTGTGAATTGTTAACATTGAGAGTGAAACTAGAAAACATGAATATTAATTGTGATGCAAAGAGTGATCTATAATTCATCTTGCAGGCTGGTGGGCCATACTGGGATGTCCCAAAGGGAAGAAAAGATGGGAGAGTATCAAAAGCCAGTGAAACCATACAACTCCCAGGCCCAGCCTTCAACCTATCTCAACTTCAGAAGAGCTTCTCACAGAGAGGTCTATCAATGGCAGACCTGGTGGCCCTCTCAGGTCCTTCCTCCAAACAAATCTCAAATTTCCCCTACAAAAACTCTCATAGACGTAGCCACATTATCGAACCATATAGATAATTTTCTCTACAAAAACTCAGTAAACTGACACATggaaatcggaatcggaatgggtgtCAAGTACTTAGTAATGAGAATGGGagtgattattaatagttgtgGAAGCAGTTGAGGAGGAAAGTATGAAATCCTTATTTTATTatggaatgagttttgcaaaACCCATAGTaaccatagtagtgttctaaaaacctgtcaaccaaacaataattaTCCATTCATGATAgttaaacctgtcaaccaaacacacccacaATTAATAAAACCAATTGCTTCCGTTGATATAGACACATTGCTGAATTGAACCCGataaatcttatcttcttttcttttctgcCATTATTCTCGTTAATCTCAACAACTATGACCATCTGCAGGTGGGCACACCATAGGCTTCTCCCACTGTTCTTCCTTCAACAACAGACTCCACAACTTCAATGCCACCCATGATGTTGATCCCACACTTCACCCCACCATTGCTGCAAACCTGAAAGCCATATGCCCCCTGAACAGCAAATCCAAGAATGCAGGAACCAGCATGGACCCTTCTTCCAACACTTTTGACAACAACTATTACAAGCTAATTGCCCAGGGGAAAAGCCTCTTCTCCTCAGACCAGGCTCTGTTCACCAACCCAAACACCAAATCCCTGGTTTTGCAGTATGCCAATTCAAAAGAGGCTTTCTTTAAGGCTTTTGCAAACTCCATGATCAAGATGAGCAGCATTACAGGAGGACAGGAAGTCAGAAGAGATTGCAGGATAGCTAATTAGATTATTAGCCTCCAAAAATTGTCCTTTCTAGTGAGTGTGGATAGTCCAGCAAAATGGGCTGTCTTTCATATatctcattttctttctttatcagCAGAGTATATGTAATGGATTGCAATAACTAAGATAATTAGTGGATTGCTTTTACTCTCAAAATCATTTGTTTATTTGAATCAGAGCCTTTCTCTTCGTCTCATTGAATACTAAATTGAATGGGGTCTACGTATTAAATATTAGAGTATAgttaattccaaatttagtcataTAAATTCGGACTATCgctcattttcaattttattgaaAAGTCATGACTAGAGTGCGTCAATTGTTTTTCACTTGTTAACCATTCACACATAAAAAGTTTATAGTTGATTACAATTGGAACGATTCAATACTCTTAGACTAAATTTAGTAGTTttaaaagtcaatgactaaaacGAAAAATAAGTGATAGTCAGAGGATTAAATTCGGAATAAACTCACTAGAATATAACAAAAGTTGTCCGCACATGTATCTTAGTTGATAGATTAGTAGCAAGGATGCAAGATCAAGATATAACAGTCGTAATAGGGTGGGATCGAAGTTACATTGGACACCAAACATGAATCCTTCCATCTAAGAGGCTGTTAAATTATCGTAATTTATCCCTTCATCATAGTGTTGGGTTAGGGTATGAGAGCTTTGGGGCAAAGGATTTCGGGTTATGTAGACAAGAATATAACAAAAGCCAAAAAGGAAAGAACAGAGATTCCTTAAAAGCAAACAACTTGAGTACAGAGGCCAAACAAAAACCACACTACTAGGTTATCTACAACATCCAAAACCCATGTTCTGACACCATCCATCCATTCATCCATATCCAAGCAATAATCACAAGAAAAATGCATTAACTCCATATATGAATTACAGTCTGAGCAAAACCAATAAGTTACAATAGCAAAAGGAGTCTGATAGACAAGATATCATTGTAAAAacacattacatatataatgatgatgatCAGCTAAAAATGGTAGCACACAACAATTAAGATTTGATTGATGATACAAATGATGATCATATGGATTCATGGCTTGCAGATCAAACGTTAGGGGCGCTTTGGAATGAACCAAGAGCTTTAACAGCCTGGGCTCGGAGTACTAGCTGATGATAGATTGCCGCACCAATTGCTCCCAGCATTGGCCCAACCCAGAATATCcactgtcatatatatataccacaaaaAACACATATGTAAGTTGATGCTGtcaaattaaatgttttatTATTGTAACACATATAAATGATAAATGTGTTTTAAGGTTTGATGGGTGATACTAACGTGGTCATCCCAGGCATGTTTGTTGTTGTAGATGACAGCAGCGCCGAAACTCCTTGCTGGGTTGATGCCGGTGCCGGTGATGGGAATGGTGGCCACATGAGCCACAAACACAGCGAAACCAATGGGCAGTGGTGCCAATACCTTcacaattttcaaaaattttcattaaacTAATGAAAACTGTACTAAGATtaacatgttattttttttagtgaccAGGAAACTCACAATCATTACCCGAGCATGTGTACATAGTAAATTCAGCCTTAtgacaatagttataccatggacacTGGTCCACCTTGTAAAATGGACccatcataatttacatactgaatgttcagaattcaaacattcaatatataaattgtgaacattcagtatttaaattgtgtattttggacccggatccacataataatttgtcgaCTTATGACCCTAACTAATAAAGGACTACAAGGAGGTTGCTCATAGTTGTCCGGGGACTATAATGAGGTAAACTAATCTAAATTATTCATAATTGACCAGTAAATGGTCAAAAGTAAACTAGCTTATATTACTCATAGTTGCCTAAGAACCAAGTAAACCAGTTTAAATTACACATAACTAATTgacttaaatataaaaattaataggcaatattaaaaaatcaaacttataattttgtgattattaagtCCACCTAACATGGTTGTTGTTTTTACAGAAAACCTGGTAATACATAATGTTAGCAGATTATGATTTTAAGGAGATGATGAGTTGCATACCGGAACGTGAGAGTCACGGGCGTTTCTTTTGGGGTCGGTGGCGGAGAAGACGGTGTAGACGAGGAAAAAGGTGGCGAGGATCTCTGCGACTAAGCCCACGCCCTTTGAGAAGCCAGGCTGGACGGTGTTGGCGCCGCCGCCCACGGTGTCGAAGAAGGCCTTTGTTAAAGCTTTCACCAGTCCCACGCCAACCACCGCTCCCAGGCACTGCGCCACCATGTACGCCAACGCGCGTATCAACGACACTTTCCTTCCTAGGAACAGCCCGAACGTCACCGCCGGGTTTATATGCCCCCCTACacacattataataataattaaaccaacttaatatataatatagtactttcatttctctcttttattcttccatatattatcatcaaattaattatgttaacatattatgtacctctAATTAACTGTttcatgtaaacaaataactttatAAGTGCTGACACATGATATGATAGTTacaatggttgaaaaaattgctaccCCTTCTTAAGCGCTCGAAAGTGCCTAATGTCTTGAGCGTCAAGGCGGGATTAATCGGCAGGTAACGCTTAAGCGGCCTAGGCAGAACTTAAGCAGCCGCAGTCACCTAATCGGCCAACCGCCTacaccaccatttaaggtgatacgctaagCCGTGAACTGAGCCTAtggcctaggacgcctaggagAGAGGATTAATTGGCACTTAGCGCTTAAAAGTGGATTAGGCTCACCTGGCCGACCAGttgcctagaccaccatttaaggtgatacgctaggttGTAGACAGACACTTGGCGTCTAGTGCCTATACAGAGATTAATCAACGCTTAGACCTAACAACACTGttgcaaatataaaaattgtCTATAGGTACGGATGTGTCAACTATAGATGCAGAACGTTAGGTACCAGAAATGCCGGCGGTGCAGTAGACGAGGACGAAAATCATGCCGCCGAAGACCCAAGAAATGCCGAGCAAGCCAGCGCCCTTGCAGGGGTCGGGGGTGGCTTTGGTGCCGATAACGGTGGCGACGCTGACGTAGAGGAAGAGCATGGTGGCCACGAACTCCGCGATGACGGCTCTGTAGAACGACCATTTCTTCAGCTCGTCCATGTCGAGCAACGCAGCAGGCGGCGGTTCAACGTAGTCCTTCGTCATCTTCAATAATATATGGTTTGAAGAAGATCTATTATCAgagggaatatatatataatggagtGATGAGttagttgaagaagaagaaatgagagGGAATATATAATGGAAATATGAGTGATGGGTGAAAGGATGAGTGGATTGAGAGTTAAAGGTCCGTATTGAGGCAGCGAATTGAACGTCACCTCCTTCGAACAACGCCAAATTCTTCTGTAACGTTCGGATAATCAGCCCCAGTAGGAGATAATACGTACAAATTCCAGTTGCATCTTGCATGCAGACGTACATCATAATATATatgccttttgtttttttaccaAACCCCATCCAGTTAGGgatgaatataattttgttcatGTTCGAATTTACTATTCAAACTTGGTAAAAGAGGTTTAATTaggttatgtatatatattatggttcATGAATTGATGGGtttgattataaatttaaatgaaCACCATAATAGTCTTTGTTATATGAACCTAAactagataaaaataaaatgtgataACTTAGTATTAATTCGTTACCATATAAGAAAAGTTTTAGGTGTATTTccaaaaagtattacatgttcTATCTATTTTATTGACTCATATTTTTCCTTAAACCAATTAGAGTAAGgtaagaaaagtaaaaaaattgaTGGTCCCCTTTACACAACTTCACCTGATCCTTATCTTATATATTAAGCACTAGGTATCATCCTTTGCTAGGTTGGCACTTGGGACTCCACTGGACAAGCGAATAAGTCTCATCATTCTGGATAGTTTTTACTCTAGATAACTTTTACTCTAAACTCTTTTCGATTTCCTTTAAACATAAAGTACTAGATGTAGTCCTCTCTAAAGTAGCCATTTTTTAGGTCGCCTCCTTTGCTACAATAGCACTACACCGAACCAGCGAATGACTCTTATCACTCTAATAGCTTTAACTCtaaattatattctttattCTCAGTTCTATTTAAACCTAATCAACAATCAACTACTAGGTAACCAGTATCTAGGTCGCATGTTAAGCTAACATTGCACCAGAAAAGCGAATTGATGAATAGCTCTCATCACTCTGAATAGTTTTTACTCCAAACTTTTCATATagttttctttaaattaaacTTAGTAGGTACTATGTAGCCCTCTTTTATGTAGTCATTTTTTTCAGTACACTGACTTCTCAACGATAGCACAATATAATATGACAATTACCTTAAGTGTAATATAAACAGAAGAACCACACATATGGTGTCCTTAGACAAGTCGTGTGACTTGACTAGCTAGGGGATTATTTAAAGCATCATTATCCTCACCCAATGCTGCTGAGTTGTTGTCTAATGTTAGCCATACGACTAATATAAGTCTCGAGTGAATATCCTTTACTTTACAGTCAGTTTCATTGGTGAGTTTGAAGGATTcatattttggttcaaatgcgaaCAGAGCTTTCTGTGCAGTCGCTGTAAATTGCACTATTAGGTATACATAAATGCACCACGCAGTGTTTGGAGATGCACCAAaataaaatgcacaaatgcaccacacataatggtgcatttccgaacactttgtggtgcatttatgcgtaCTAATGGTGAGTAACCGCACGAGAAGTCTTGTTTGCATAggaacctgaccctatatatatacaccaaatTAAAGGGAAAACGTTGATGCCAGATATGGTGAAATTGATGTgtggaaaaattgaaaatgatgtGCAGGTAACAGTGTAAGTTAACGCCACACAGATTAGATAATCTATATATTAAGATGGATGGATGGATTGATTGAAGAATTAAAGGCTGAGGGATGCTTGAAATTGGACCACTGGCAGCCGTTAGCCATATCCTGTATGTTTCAATTCTAACGGCTCATTTTCTATGTGTAGTGTGTGATGAGGAAGAAGGTGGAGGATTATTGTTTGGCTCTACTAGTATGCAGGTTATCCATCTACTATGTTGTCGTCCATTCAGCGTTACTTGAGTTAAATCAAAAGGTATATGCATGTATTTAAGTAATCCCTTTGATTAAAACTTGTTTCAAGTTTGATCAAATTTAAAGTCAAGCTTGAACCAGCTAACTAAATAATGTCGAGTTTGAAATTAAAACTCTTTAAGTCGTGGCTAGTCGAGTCACTCACAAGCTCTCACTCTATCGCTCACATACTAAATATCGGTCTGCGCCTCTAGGCTTTAGAAAATCAAAGCTGAGCGTCGCTCTCTCTTCAGAATCAAAGCCTTAGCCGCAGTTGCCAATCGTGCAATTATCACAATCACCATCGCCACAACCACACTCCTCCTCAGTTTCATTATTGTCCGCTTGTCGTCATGGTAGTTGAGTTGCTTGGTCGGCGGACACGACATTGCTTGCACGTCAACGCCCCTCAGTTGTTTTTCTTCCATATTCCTCTAGCTAGATACCCAACTAACCGTCTAATAATCACCCTAACGCCTAGGCTCTAGCTGCCTGACTAGCACTTAGCACCTTTTGTAACATTGCTCTTATACTCACATGCACTCAATTTCATTTTGAACTAATTGAACAAAAACGAGCTCAAATCTTATTAAAATTTGCTTACCTGACTCGAGTCTAAACTTTTAAACTTGATTGAACTCAAGCATTCTTAGGTTTGAGCTTGAACTTGAATCTGTCTagatttgagctcaactcgccTCATTTACCCTcctatttaatttagaatttacACAAACTTGCAATAAaagtatcaaatatattttctatcaattttacaTGTAATGTTTTATTGAAAGATATAAGCTAATGACAGTgatgttgcgcccgcggaagtgggatagatcagattacaacaataatttgagaaagaaaaataaatgaggcacagattttacgtggaaaacccctaaacaaattagggtaaacaccacgggcaagggtagaagaatttcactatgagaaaataggagttacaaccactctctaactaacaaggagaaaacaaggataattctctcttgctaggaaggagaaatacactcaacaaactctctaatatctctagtatatgagggaaaaatagaatgatttgggatggctagaatggcaaaatgacctccctatttatagttgag from Ipomoea triloba cultivar NCNSP0323 chromosome 12, ASM357664v1 encodes the following:
- the LOC115999088 gene encoding aquaporin PIP2-7-like, with protein sequence MTKDYVEPPPAALLDMDELKKWSFYRAVIAEFVATMLFLYVSVATVIGTKATPDPCKGAGLLGISWVFGGMIFVLVYCTAGISGGHINPAVTFGLFLGRKVSLIRALAYMVAQCLGAVVGVGLVKALTKAFFDTVGGGANTVQPGFSKGVGLVAEILATFFLVYTVFSATDPKRNARDSHVPVLAPLPIGFAVFVAHVATIPITGTGINPARSFGAAVIYNNKHAWDDHWIFWVGPMLGAIGAAIYHQLVLRAQAVKALGSFQSAPNV
- the LOC115999813 gene encoding peroxidase 64-like; protein product: MASIVALLSSLLVFSIISLGNALSSNYYEKTCPQAENAVTQVVKKASMADKTVPAALLRMHFHDCFIRGCDASVLLNSKKSAAEKNGPPNLSLHAFYVIDDAKKAVEAICPGVVSCADILAFAARDAVVIAGGPYWDVPKGRKDGRVSKASETIQLPGPAFNLSQLQKSFSQRGLSMADLVALSGGHTIGFSHCSSFNNRLHNFNATHDVDPTLHPTIAANLKAICPLNSKSKNAGTSMDPSSNTFDNNYYKLIAQGKSLFSSDQALFTNPNTKSLVLQYANSKEAFFKAFANSMIKMSSITGGQEVRRDCRIAN